From Carya illinoinensis cultivar Pawnee chromosome 5, C.illinoinensisPawnee_v1, whole genome shotgun sequence, one genomic window encodes:
- the LOC122309242 gene encoding auxin-induced protein 15A-like gives MGMRLQSVLLNAKQLLKLHSMQTRGRNQPDVPKGHIAVYVGEIQTKRFVIPISYLNHPSFQDLLKQAEKEFGFNHPMGGLTFPCKEDAFIDLTSQLHAS, from the coding sequence ATGGGTATGCGTCTGCAATCCGTGCTTCTCAATGCCAAGCAACTTCTCAAACTGCACTCCATGCAGACCAGAGGAAGAAATCAGCCGGACGTTCCCAAAGGCCATATTGCAGTCTATGTGGGAGAGATCCAAACAAAGAGGTTTGTGATTCCCATATCATACTTGAACCATCCTTCGTTCCAAGATCTGCTTAAGCAAGCTGAGAAAGAGTTCGGATTCAATCATCCAATGGGTGGCCTAACTTTTCCATGCAAAGAAGACGCCTTCATTGATCTCACTTCTCAATTGCATGCCTCATGA